From the genome of Gemmatimonas phototrophica, one region includes:
- a CDS encoding serine/threonine-protein kinase: MVIAPERWGVQLLIRFGFPSTAVQVWTCHSGSGRPLRFWTTTAVEEHGGWGGDGSARRLRRAALSAETRTAVLLNCSGSPEPLWPCHASCRPPDLCCRIGHVHFPDLTLSELQDTLGQVLHTTHRVVRELGGGGMSRVFLAVETALDREVVVKVLPPEMASGVSTDRFRREMQMVAKLQHPHIVPVLSTGAVGDLLYYIMPYISGESLRMRLQREGALPVEASARMLREVADALNFAHGHGVVHRDIKPDNVLLSSGHALVTDFGVAKALNIGAETGADHSALTSIGLAMGTPAYMAPEQAMADPLTDGRADLYAFGVMAYEMLAGQQPFTGTSPQALIAAHLTREPESLRVYRSAVSPALDALVLKCLAKRPADRFQSAAELVPLLDGFAHATSAATAPAMATPSPEHGQRAHAPSKRWVLPALSTLGIAAATWTLRQLFGLPDWIAATVFGVALIPVVMTYLFRRRLPGPVVVAPTLARQRMLLATAWSGVVLVASAGALYGLKAQGIGPFATLLTDGAIAERDRLLVADVGNATTDSTLGVALTEALRIDLSQSKVMRLMAPTEIRDGLQRMQRDVQGTLTADIALELAAREGAKVVVSADVAPFAGGFALSARVLDVQGQTLYATRATANTPAEIIPAVETLSRAIRGAIGESLRSIRATAPLAKVSTSSLEALRLYSVAERSRQTGEDVDRLPMYRQAVALDSTFAMAWRGIYADLNNLRGDPTGRLEAADRVFRYKDRLPAKEALYGEALYASIQGNLEETVAVYRRIAVQWPDEVTARNGIGLYLRALLRYPESERVLTELVQSGKAPASSYYNLVTTQIPQGKFKEAERTLLQMQQKFPVSPQRWQAGYFLASATNQFPKALAMGDSLTTAGGAGFRYWGHLYRAEVFWLQGQMAKGRRSTIGARQAQRDQQNPGTALRTELWEIFTDLQLRGDTTAARALTKSALTNTVFDSLPLASRPWGDLVRLYAAMGQTTEAKALFARYEQAMPELWRNDDASMERGLAQLALAESRAEVAVPLARKGAEGCDGCSGDLLGQAFERLNQPDSAIAAYERALRPPTYGSGFQNWRPAIVPRTLFRLGELYEKVGNKKLARDRYAAFVDLWQQADPELQPAVRAARERLRALSTEG; the protein is encoded by the coding sequence ATGGTAATTGCACCGGAACGGTGGGGAGTTCAACTGCTCATACGGTTTGGGTTTCCATCTACGGCGGTTCAGGTTTGGACCTGCCACAGCGGTTCTGGACGGCCACTGCGGTTTTGGACGACCACTGCAGTTGAGGAACACGGCGGTTGGGGTGGAGATGGAAGCGCCCGCCGGCTTCGCCGGGCGGCACTTTCCGCAGAAACCCGAACTGCTGTGCTCCTCAACTGCAGTGGCAGTCCAGAACCGCTGTGGCCGTGCCATGCCAGTTGCCGACCCCCGGATCTCTGCTGCAGAATTGGCCATGTCCATTTCCCGGATCTGACATTGAGCGAACTGCAGGATACCCTGGGACAAGTACTGCACACGACTCATCGCGTCGTACGTGAGCTTGGCGGCGGCGGTATGTCCCGTGTCTTCTTGGCGGTTGAAACGGCACTCGATCGCGAAGTCGTTGTCAAAGTGCTGCCACCCGAAATGGCGAGTGGGGTAAGCACCGACCGCTTCCGCCGTGAAATGCAGATGGTGGCCAAGCTGCAACACCCGCACATCGTGCCGGTGCTGAGCACCGGAGCGGTCGGAGATCTGCTCTATTACATCATGCCGTACATCAGCGGCGAATCCCTGCGGATGCGCCTGCAGCGGGAGGGAGCCCTCCCCGTTGAGGCCAGTGCGCGCATGCTGCGGGAGGTCGCCGATGCACTCAACTTCGCCCATGGTCATGGCGTGGTGCACCGCGACATCAAGCCGGACAACGTGCTGCTGTCGAGTGGTCACGCGCTGGTCACGGATTTTGGTGTGGCCAAGGCACTGAACATTGGCGCAGAAACCGGGGCGGATCATTCGGCGCTGACGTCGATCGGTTTGGCGATGGGCACTCCTGCCTACATGGCTCCTGAGCAGGCCATGGCCGACCCACTCACGGACGGTCGCGCCGACCTGTACGCATTCGGCGTGATGGCGTATGAAATGCTGGCGGGGCAGCAGCCCTTTACCGGTACGAGCCCGCAGGCATTGATTGCGGCGCATTTGACTCGTGAACCGGAGTCGTTGCGCGTCTACCGCAGTGCGGTCTCACCGGCGCTCGATGCCCTCGTACTCAAGTGCCTTGCCAAGCGGCCAGCCGATCGCTTTCAAAGTGCCGCGGAGCTAGTGCCACTGCTCGATGGTTTTGCGCACGCCACATCTGCGGCAACTGCACCAGCGATGGCTACACCTTCGCCTGAGCATGGTCAGCGCGCCCATGCACCCTCGAAGAGGTGGGTCCTGCCTGCGCTGAGTACGCTCGGCATCGCCGCCGCAACGTGGACACTCCGCCAGCTCTTCGGGCTCCCTGACTGGATCGCGGCCACCGTCTTTGGAGTCGCGCTGATTCCGGTGGTGATGACCTACCTGTTCCGACGGAGACTTCCCGGCCCGGTGGTTGTGGCTCCCACATTGGCACGGCAGCGCATGCTGCTGGCCACTGCATGGAGCGGCGTCGTGCTGGTCGCGTCAGCTGGTGCGCTCTATGGGCTCAAGGCACAAGGGATTGGCCCCTTTGCCACGCTCCTGACGGATGGCGCCATCGCTGAACGTGATCGACTGCTGGTGGCAGACGTGGGCAATGCCACCACCGACAGCACGCTGGGTGTTGCACTCACGGAGGCGCTTCGCATCGACCTGTCGCAATCCAAGGTCATGCGCCTTATGGCTCCCACCGAGATTCGTGACGGGCTGCAGCGCATGCAGCGCGATGTCCAGGGTACTCTCACCGCCGACATTGCTCTGGAGTTGGCCGCCCGTGAAGGGGCGAAGGTAGTGGTTTCCGCCGATGTCGCACCATTCGCCGGTGGCTTTGCGCTGTCGGCCCGCGTGCTCGATGTGCAAGGACAAACACTGTATGCCACGCGCGCCACGGCCAACACGCCAGCGGAGATCATTCCCGCCGTGGAGACACTGTCGCGGGCCATCCGTGGGGCGATCGGTGAATCGCTGCGAAGCATCCGGGCCACCGCGCCGCTGGCCAAGGTGTCCACGTCGTCCCTCGAGGCATTGCGGTTGTACTCGGTCGCCGAGCGCAGCCGTCAGACGGGTGAAGACGTCGATCGATTGCCTATGTATCGCCAGGCCGTGGCATTGGATTCCACCTTCGCCATGGCCTGGCGCGGGATCTACGCCGATCTGAATAACCTGCGCGGCGATCCAACCGGGAGATTGGAGGCGGCGGATCGGGTCTTCCGCTACAAGGATCGATTGCCAGCCAAGGAAGCGCTCTACGGCGAGGCGCTCTATGCGTCCATCCAGGGCAACCTCGAGGAAACAGTGGCGGTGTACCGGCGTATTGCCGTGCAATGGCCCGATGAGGTGACGGCTCGCAACGGCATTGGCCTCTATCTGCGAGCGCTGCTGCGCTACCCGGAATCAGAACGCGTGCTCACTGAGCTCGTGCAGTCAGGCAAGGCACCGGCCTCGTCGTACTACAATCTCGTCACCACCCAGATTCCGCAGGGGAAGTTCAAGGAGGCGGAGCGCACGCTGCTGCAAATGCAGCAGAAATTCCCCGTTTCCCCGCAGCGTTGGCAGGCAGGGTACTTTCTGGCGAGCGCCACGAATCAGTTCCCCAAGGCTCTGGCCATGGGCGATTCTCTGACCACCGCCGGCGGAGCCGGGTTCCGCTATTGGGGCCACCTCTACCGAGCGGAAGTCTTCTGGCTGCAGGGGCAAATGGCCAAAGGGCGGCGCAGTACCATTGGTGCCCGACAGGCCCAGCGGGATCAGCAGAATCCCGGGACTGCACTACGGACGGAGTTGTGGGAGATCTTCACCGATCTGCAGCTGCGTGGCGACACCACCGCAGCACGCGCGCTCACGAAATCAGCGCTGACGAATACCGTCTTTGACTCGTTGCCACTCGCCAGTCGCCCGTGGGGAGATCTGGTACGCTTGTACGCCGCCATGGGGCAAACGACTGAGGCAAAGGCGCTGTTCGCCCGCTATGAACAAGCCATGCCGGAGCTGTGGCGGAACGATGACGCGAGCATGGAACGCGGTCTCGCGCAACTGGCCTTGGCAGAATCGCGTGCCGAGGTGGCGGTACCATTGGCGCGAAAAGGGGCGGAGGGATGTGACGGATGTTCGGGTGACCTGCTCGGACAGGCTTTCGAACGTCTGAATCAGCCCGATTCAGCGATTGCTGCCTACGAACGCGCCCTGCGCCCTCCGACATACGGCTCGGGGTTTCAGAACTGGCGTCCGGCCATCGTGCCTCGTACGCTGTTCCGCTTGGGTGAGCTGTACGAGAAGGTGGGCAACAAGAAACTGGCCCGTGATCGCTACGCGGCATTCGTCGATCTCTGGCAGCAGGCCGACCCCGAATTGCAGCCGGCCGTCCGTGCGGCCCGCGAACGGCTTCGTGCGCTGTCCACCGAAGGGTGA
- a CDS encoding dipeptidase, producing the protein MLSRREFLYGSLLATAATALRPQQSQLPPISFDLHTHPGAFFNKGKPGYVGDDSLGGTVRGMRGGQLTGAFFSLVGDAPLIELTPTGVKTRGAYSPGEAVVEYARQLRLLRAQLVGTPAFIATQSNDLLRAQREGTVAAFLGCEGGEFLDGDAQRVDVLYADGIRSLQIVHYVPSALGDLQTQPAQHQGLSTLGKAVVARCNARGMLIDVAHASMQTVQQVVALTTAPIILSHSILSMDSSRLLAARSISVEHAKLVAQTGGVIGAWPSGFNKSFDEFVDNTKRLIDTVGVDHVGLGTDMDGNLEPVFADYNKLGAWGAALQQRGFSRGEAEKVLGGNMLRVLSTVIG; encoded by the coding sequence ATGCTCTCCCGACGTGAGTTTCTGTACGGCAGCCTCCTCGCCACAGCAGCCACCGCACTGAGACCTCAACAGTCTCAACTGCCGCCCATCTCGTTTGATCTGCACACGCATCCCGGGGCCTTCTTCAACAAGGGGAAGCCGGGATATGTCGGCGACGATTCGCTAGGTGGTACCGTGCGGGGCATGCGCGGCGGTCAGCTCACGGGCGCGTTCTTCAGCTTGGTGGGGGATGCCCCACTCATTGAGCTCACGCCCACCGGCGTGAAAACCCGCGGCGCGTACTCCCCGGGAGAAGCGGTGGTGGAGTATGCGCGGCAACTGCGCTTGCTACGCGCACAGCTGGTGGGGACGCCGGCGTTCATTGCCACCCAATCCAACGATCTGCTGCGCGCGCAGCGCGAAGGCACCGTGGCCGCGTTCCTTGGCTGCGAAGGTGGCGAATTCCTGGACGGCGACGCGCAGCGCGTGGATGTGTTGTATGCCGATGGCATTCGCTCGCTGCAAATCGTGCACTATGTACCCAGTGCGCTCGGCGATCTGCAAACGCAGCCGGCGCAACATCAGGGGCTGTCCACACTCGGCAAAGCGGTCGTCGCCCGGTGCAACGCCCGCGGCATGCTCATCGATGTCGCGCATGCCTCCATGCAGACAGTGCAACAGGTCGTGGCCCTCACCACGGCGCCCATCATTCTGTCACACAGCATTCTGTCCATGGACAGCAGCCGTCTGCTGGCCGCACGCTCCATCAGTGTGGAGCACGCCAAACTGGTTGCGCAAACCGGCGGCGTGATTGGCGCCTGGCCCAGCGGTTTCAACAAGAGTTTCGATGAGTTCGTGGACAACACCAAACGACTCATCGACACGGTTGGCGTTGACCACGTGGGACTCGGCACCGATATGGACGGCAATCTCGAGCCGGTCTTCGCCGATTACAACAAACTCGGCGCCTGGGGAGCGGCCTTGCAGCAGCGCGGCTTTTCGCGCGGTGAGGCCGAAAAGGTCCTCGGCGGCAATATGCTCAGGGTGCTATCCACGGTCATTGGCTAG
- a CDS encoding VIT1/CCC1 transporter family protein, whose amino-acid sequence MPRHVEAHRLDRVGWLRAAVLGANDGIVSTASLVVGVAASGADPAAVVVAGVAGLVAGAMSMAAGEYVSVSSQADTEAADTARETRELAEDPEQELDELAGIYEARGLDKALARQVAEQLTARNPLEAHLRDELGISEHQRARPLQAAVASAGTFAVGAAVPLAMAWVTPAALAAWVVTAGSLVLLVLLGGLAARAGGASALTGAWRVGFWGAFAMGLTYAAGKLFGAVV is encoded by the coding sequence ATGCCGCGACATGTGGAAGCACATCGACTCGATCGCGTGGGGTGGCTGCGCGCGGCGGTGCTGGGCGCCAACGACGGCATTGTCTCCACGGCCAGTCTGGTGGTAGGGGTGGCGGCATCGGGCGCCGACCCGGCCGCGGTGGTGGTGGCGGGAGTGGCGGGGCTGGTGGCGGGCGCCATGTCGATGGCGGCCGGCGAGTACGTCTCGGTAAGCTCTCAGGCCGATACCGAAGCGGCCGACACGGCTCGCGAAACGCGGGAGCTGGCCGAGGACCCGGAGCAGGAACTCGACGAATTGGCCGGCATTTACGAAGCCCGCGGGCTCGACAAAGCGCTCGCGCGGCAGGTGGCCGAACAACTCACGGCGCGTAATCCGCTCGAAGCCCATCTGCGCGATGAGTTGGGCATCTCGGAGCACCAGCGGGCCCGGCCGCTGCAGGCGGCGGTCGCGTCGGCCGGTACCTTCGCCGTGGGCGCTGCGGTGCCGCTGGCCATGGCCTGGGTCACACCGGCGGCGCTGGCGGCCTGGGTCGTGACCGCGGGATCGCTGGTGCTGCTCGTGCTGCTGGGCGGTCTGGCCGCCCGGGCCGGTGGCGCGAGTGCGCTCACCGGGGCCTGGCGCGTTGGGTTCTGGGGGGCGTTTGCGATGGGGCTGACCTATGCCGCCGGCAAACTGTTTGGGGCGGTGGTGTAA
- a CDS encoding TonB-dependent receptor: MPALSLSCRRLLRVPSLLLACALTVALLPASPLGAQSSGVIRGRVIATADSTPLAGIHVRVAGSAVGVLTDRLGQYRLVIPGGSVPLMFFGMGYQAWQTTVTVPARDSLTVNAALSTVSVVLPSTLVVTTASRSPERIVDAPAAVAVADAIRLADASVTGQLPQVLASMPGVFAPQNGINDFNVGARGFNSFLTRRVLVLQDGRDLAIPTLSAQEWSAMSLPLEALGRAEFVRGPGSALYGANAFSGVLNIISPAPRDARGSMLAVGGGELGTLRADVQHASASDNGRWGWRLNAGYNQSDSWDASRTQPGALAREYAAAIDTSRYTIAAPLPGFEVRPLIGQTKSGAPGLPGVTTGTPDPMSSAYGSARLDYYRENGAVLTAEAGTAEIRNQVFMTGAGRSQIASALRPWGRVALDAQGYNLMAYYSGRRSGDQWSLASGLPQLDDDDIWHVEGQLNRPFAGTRGSWVAGASLRSVSIDSKGTFLSAADDDRRDSYAALFGQLRYKLAPTWELLGAARYDGSNLYTAQWSPKAALVWSPTTSQRVRLTWNQAFQTPNPVERFLEQPAGAPLDLNALEQGLRLSPLGPALGGVPNGTLFTNSAAVPVLAIGNRNLAVEKVRSAELGYKGPLGGKGFVTVDAYYSTLTNFVTNLMAGANPLYAPWTAPSAVPEAARSALQSAALGVLGPGLTRLPNGGSAYVLSLGNAGRATEWGGELSVGYPLSSRLTLEANAAYFRASVQRNTFVVGDTLLANTPTHMGNVTLTYRAPGGTDASVTTRLVESYAWRSGFYNGRVPARQVIDVVAGHQLSPRVRLQLVATNLLDQRRYEAFGASVIGRRVLGRATYTW, encoded by the coding sequence ATGCCTGCCCTTTCGCTGTCCTGCCGTCGTCTCCTTCGGGTGCCGTCGCTGCTTCTGGCGTGCGCCCTTACGGTCGCCTTACTGCCCGCCTCACCGCTCGGCGCCCAGTCGTCCGGCGTCATTCGCGGCCGGGTCATCGCCACCGCCGACAGTACGCCGCTGGCCGGTATCCATGTGCGGGTAGCCGGGAGCGCAGTGGGGGTTCTCACCGACCGGCTGGGACAGTACCGCCTCGTGATTCCCGGCGGATCCGTCCCCCTCATGTTCTTCGGCATGGGCTACCAGGCGTGGCAGACCACGGTCACGGTGCCGGCGCGCGATAGCCTTACGGTGAACGCGGCGCTCAGCACCGTCTCCGTGGTATTGCCCTCCACGCTGGTTGTGACGACCGCTTCACGTTCACCGGAGCGCATTGTCGACGCGCCCGCCGCCGTCGCCGTTGCCGACGCCATTCGACTCGCCGACGCGTCGGTCACCGGGCAACTGCCGCAGGTTCTGGCCTCCATGCCCGGCGTGTTCGCGCCACAGAACGGCATCAACGATTTCAATGTGGGCGCGCGCGGCTTCAATTCGTTCCTCACCCGCCGCGTGCTCGTGCTGCAGGATGGACGCGACCTCGCCATTCCCACGCTGTCGGCGCAGGAATGGTCGGCCATGTCGCTGCCACTCGAGGCGCTGGGACGCGCCGAGTTTGTGCGCGGGCCCGGGTCGGCGTTGTACGGGGCGAATGCGTTCAGTGGCGTGCTCAACATCATTTCGCCGGCGCCGCGTGATGCGCGCGGCTCCATGCTGGCGGTGGGCGGTGGCGAACTGGGCACGCTGCGCGCCGATGTGCAGCATGCCTCAGCCAGTGACAACGGCCGCTGGGGTTGGCGCCTCAACGCGGGATACAACCAAAGCGACAGTTGGGATGCGTCGCGCACGCAGCCCGGCGCCCTCGCGCGCGAATACGCGGCAGCCATTGATACCTCGCGCTACACCATTGCCGCGCCCCTCCCCGGCTTCGAGGTGCGCCCACTCATTGGCCAAACCAAGAGCGGCGCGCCGGGACTCCCCGGCGTCACAACCGGCACCCCCGACCCCATGTCGAGTGCGTACGGGTCGGCCCGCCTCGACTACTATCGCGAGAATGGCGCCGTGCTCACGGCCGAAGCCGGCACGGCGGAGATTCGCAATCAGGTGTTCATGACTGGTGCCGGGCGCAGTCAGATTGCCAGCGCATTGCGCCCGTGGGGCCGCGTGGCGCTCGATGCGCAGGGGTACAACCTCATGGCCTACTACTCGGGGCGTCGCTCCGGCGATCAATGGAGCCTCGCCTCCGGGTTGCCGCAGCTCGACGACGACGACATCTGGCACGTGGAAGGACAGCTCAATCGTCCCTTTGCCGGCACGCGCGGCTCGTGGGTGGCCGGTGCCTCGCTGCGCTCCGTGTCCATCGATTCCAAGGGCACCTTCCTCTCCGCGGCCGACGACGATCGCCGCGACTCCTACGCCGCGCTCTTTGGACAGCTGCGCTACAAACTCGCCCCCACGTGGGAGCTGTTGGGCGCGGCCCGCTACGACGGCAGCAATCTCTACACGGCCCAATGGTCGCCCAAGGCGGCACTGGTGTGGTCGCCCACCACATCGCAGCGGGTACGGCTCACCTGGAATCAGGCGTTCCAGACGCCCAACCCCGTCGAGCGTTTTCTTGAGCAGCCCGCGGGTGCGCCGCTTGACCTCAACGCGCTCGAGCAGGGGCTCCGCCTCTCGCCCCTTGGCCCGGCGTTGGGGGGCGTGCCCAACGGCACCCTGTTCACCAACTCGGCCGCGGTACCGGTCCTCGCCATTGGCAATCGCAACCTGGCGGTGGAAAAGGTGCGCAGCGCAGAGCTGGGCTACAAAGGCCCGCTCGGCGGTAAAGGCTTTGTCACCGTCGACGCGTATTACAGCACCCTCACGAATTTCGTGACGAATCTGATGGCCGGCGCCAACCCGCTGTACGCCCCGTGGACGGCACCCAGTGCGGTGCCCGAGGCCGCGCGCAGCGCGTTGCAGAGCGCCGCCCTCGGTGTGCTGGGACCCGGGCTCACCCGTTTGCCCAACGGCGGCAGCGCCTATGTGCTGTCACTGGGCAATGCCGGCCGTGCTACTGAGTGGGGCGGTGAACTCTCCGTGGGGTATCCGCTCTCCAGCCGGCTGACGCTCGAAGCCAACGCCGCGTATTTCCGCGCGTCAGTGCAGCGCAACACGTTTGTGGTTGGCGACACGCTGCTGGCCAATACGCCCACGCACATGGGCAACGTGACACTTACCTATCGCGCGCCGGGCGGCACCGATGCCAGCGTCACCACACGTCTGGTGGAGAGCTATGCGTGGCGCAGCGGGTTCTATAACGGGCGAGTCCCGGCCCGACAGGTGATTGATGTAGTGGCCGGTCATCAGCTGTCGCCGCGCGTACGACTGCAGCTGGTCGCCACCAACCTGCTCGATCAGCGACGCTACGAAGCGTTTGGTGCGTCGGTCATTGGGCGACGCGTGCTGGGACGCGCCACGTACACCTGGTAA
- a CDS encoding oxygenase MpaB family protein → MTQSTWTVESLGEARQWGDPLAAGAVSAAFGLADDIELGTRRVADFMQMLVREEGIPHGQIPPLVKDFLEQAAEVPSWYRGEKLLEGEKLFMEHGLLSLASLLHASLPECYLMERGVHVLYLTQQLDAHVFRRLLETAQMVVTVMSPGGIREENGRLVGPGVKVALKVRLMHETMRHLIQDASDATPNTPALRLSEVMIKCPWQRQQWGAPINQEDMAYTLLTFGYVIPRSLVRLGVPLDKDAQEAIMHAWNVVGHVMGVHHSLMAHTLADAEALYAMIQKTQAAESDMAKGMTRSLVRVVRDQLPFFLQWAPPVLIEHLCGPEAAKMLGVRNQSFWGRLFHGPALRLLRFVLKLEAVFFNSSKAGRWVLLHFGEHMVRLLARFPKGTRDRSFELPHDVAVAWGLARS, encoded by the coding sequence ATGACACAGAGCACGTGGACGGTTGAATCACTCGGTGAGGCCCGCCAGTGGGGTGACCCATTGGCCGCTGGTGCCGTGAGCGCCGCCTTTGGCCTTGCCGACGATATCGAGCTCGGCACGCGGCGCGTTGCCGACTTCATGCAGATGCTCGTGCGGGAGGAGGGGATCCCGCACGGCCAGATACCGCCTCTCGTGAAGGACTTTTTGGAGCAGGCAGCCGAGGTCCCGTCGTGGTACAGAGGGGAAAAACTGTTGGAAGGCGAGAAGCTGTTCATGGAGCACGGCCTGCTCAGTCTCGCCTCGCTGTTGCACGCCAGTTTGCCGGAGTGCTACCTCATGGAGCGCGGCGTGCATGTGCTCTATCTGACGCAGCAGCTCGATGCCCACGTGTTTCGCCGACTGCTGGAAACCGCACAGATGGTGGTGACGGTCATGTCGCCCGGTGGTATTCGCGAAGAGAATGGACGTCTCGTGGGCCCCGGTGTAAAGGTCGCGCTCAAGGTGCGGCTGATGCATGAGACCATGCGGCACCTCATTCAAGATGCCTCGGACGCGACGCCCAACACCCCGGCGCTGCGACTGTCGGAGGTGATGATCAAGTGCCCGTGGCAGCGTCAGCAGTGGGGGGCGCCCATCAATCAGGAGGATATGGCGTACACGCTGCTCACGTTCGGCTACGTGATTCCGCGTTCGCTGGTGCGGCTTGGGGTACCACTCGACAAGGATGCGCAGGAAGCCATCATGCACGCGTGGAATGTGGTGGGGCATGTGATGGGGGTGCATCACTCCCTCATGGCGCACACGTTGGCGGATGCCGAGGCGCTCTATGCCATGATTCAGAAAACGCAGGCGGCGGAGAGCGACATGGCGAAGGGGATGACTCGGAGTCTGGTACGGGTGGTGCGCGATCAGTTGCCGTTCTTCCTCCAGTGGGCGCCTCCGGTGCTCATTGAACATTTGTGTGGACCCGAGGCGGCGAAGATGCTGGGGGTACGCAACCAGAGTTTCTGGGGGCGCCTCTTTCACGGACCGGCATTACGGCTCCTGCGTTTTGTGCTCAAGCTGGAGGCGGTGTTCTTCAACAGTTCCAAGGCCGGTCGTTGGGTGCTCTTGCACTTCGGGGAGCATATGGTGCGCTTGCTGGCCCGGTTTCCCAAGGGGACACGCGACCGTTCGTTTGAACTGCCGCACGATGTGGCGGTGGCGTGGGGGCTGGCGCGGTCATGA
- a CDS encoding Ada metal-binding domain-containing protein, translated as MTSEKLYRLITADGSSVSSPTKGTVGGHRKNRIYGRLDCKAARRALGTGRSYEQQRVFFADEATAIVAGYRPCAVCMPEQYKVWKQSSAR; from the coding sequence ATGACCTCAGAGAAGCTGTACCGCCTCATCACTGCCGACGGCAGCTCCGTTTCGAGCCCCACCAAGGGTACCGTAGGCGGACATCGCAAGAATCGCATCTATGGGCGCCTGGACTGCAAAGCCGCCCGCCGTGCTCTCGGCACCGGCCGCAGCTACGAGCAGCAGCGCGTCTTCTTCGCCGACGAAGCCACGGCCATTGTCGCCGGCTATCGGCCGTGTGCGGTGTGCATGCCGGAGCAATACAAAGTGTGGAAGCAGTCGTCGGCACGGTAA
- a CDS encoding DUF6989 domain-containing protein translates to MNTAVPLTPLDRQRWQLVLGTMALGMALILLAARFHLGWKVAALSALLINALLLWHALARKDALFLKLFVFGLVAGIAELPSDWFSVSVKGVLSYPGGEPMVWTSPLYMPAGYSVLLVQFGWVGWRTLHRFGLAKSVLITGVAGGAMVPVYEYLAHSANYWTYQNTAMLFNTVPYYIPAGEFVFMAAVPFMLRKLDRGGLGTATVLGVLEGAIMFVAWWASFQLLQ, encoded by the coding sequence ATGAATACTGCGGTTCCACTTACGCCGCTTGATCGCCAGCGCTGGCAGTTGGTGCTGGGCACCATGGCGCTGGGGATGGCCCTCATTCTGCTGGCCGCCAGGTTTCATCTGGGGTGGAAGGTTGCCGCCCTCAGTGCGCTGCTCATCAACGCGCTCTTGTTGTGGCACGCCTTGGCCCGCAAGGACGCCCTCTTTCTGAAGCTGTTTGTCTTTGGACTGGTGGCCGGTATCGCCGAATTACCCTCCGACTGGTTCTCGGTGTCGGTGAAGGGCGTGCTGTCGTACCCCGGCGGTGAGCCCATGGTATGGACCAGCCCTCTGTACATGCCGGCCGGCTATTCGGTGCTGCTGGTGCAGTTTGGCTGGGTGGGGTGGCGCACACTGCACCGCTTCGGACTGGCCAAGTCGGTGCTCATTACCGGTGTGGCGGGCGGCGCCATGGTGCCGGTGTACGAGTATTTGGCGCACAGCGCCAACTACTGGACGTATCAGAACACCGCGATGCTGTTCAACACCGTGCCGTATTACATCCCCGCGGGCGAGTTTGTCTTCATGGCCGCGGTGCCGTTCATGCTGCGCAAGCTGGATCGTGGTGGTCTGGGTACCGCGACTGTGCTGGGTGTGCTGGAAGGCGCCATCATGTTTGTGGCGTGGTGGGCCTCGTTCCAGCTGCTGCAGTAG